Proteins found in one Plectropomus leopardus isolate mb chromosome 9, YSFRI_Pleo_2.0, whole genome shotgun sequence genomic segment:
- the si:ch211-153b23.4 gene encoding uncharacterized protein si:ch211-153b23.4 — translation MAQLTSLHVSVGILGISGGSLLLLVNNYASSPEKDLFPYTALGILLLIIAALLAYAGVRRSLSHAQLFSSLCLTVSALWCGSGLVYILAGQGVLQPTQLRSSLVPGLAAFTLALLIIGGIALVVKKAVLFLIAVGISLACAHQIAGLSATDFGQSATAANYLIVCLVGVYFGFGRLLTTITHGKVEPPGTGLKRKAELKTEQNQGSSDAVSVGLVMNLLSASVLACPLLGVVPQLSVGHIPWLWTAGVFQLGMCVLLYRAMDTVAATFYGFTALLKFAEGYSALLSFYAIQPFSPVPFPVVFSVLFCILALFSCQKSLLEGLYHLFFAVYCIAIAAQPQGFFQGGTQGVQGAIFIFTAGVLLITTFNMVSRTKIPTGQGYFKALVSRMQGLTLRAHDKELHAPHLGYSKYADAEVLGHACSVLAAFAITATVGDRDPLSVLVLPWVVVAGGALQLLCGSVAFARGKTFESTVFILYGMMWAVWGLTRFGGLYRETRSFNVAVGMISFMLFNCLVTAAALFLNVAWFAYALTFQLILMSFLLDAVGALPYGYDIGVTIIFGLVSFYCFLAHIFNSTFQSPQIPLGKPLVKLSGVGGGADVCPHLSARKATSVQQIADIMKNGGICGMPTDTVYVLVAACNRPDAVVKAYKVKKQAQDRPMSLWISSIKQLEPVRHLLSPLLLDFMEAAWPSSISMVIPRGPWMDTFGLGDAAKHIGTPQSIAIRNPDCSVATHLINQVGPIAVTSANPTGEADTTHHNQVYAKLGKKVNGVLCDGPSPENIASTVVDCTKIETGHIGFFRVGLIPKSKVLQIFEEVQKRHKHGQTNPAFEYDLHLPDAQRDKTSREDDTAESRRGSQNSTPSTVSPEQSPVLRNGS, via the exons ATGGCTCAACTCACCTCTCTGCATGTCTCCGTTGGCATACTGGGCATCTCTGGCG GTTCTCTTCTACTTTTGGTGAACAACTATGCCAGCTCACCTGAAAAAGACTTATTCCCTTACACTGCACTGGGGATTCTGCTGCTCATCATTGCAGCCCTCTTAGCTTATGCAG gtgTCCGTCGCAGTCTGTCCCACGCCCAgctgttttcctctctgtgtctgactgtctctgctctgtggtGTGGTTCAGGTCTGGTGTACATCCTGGCAGGACAGGGGGTGCTGCAGCCCACACAACTCAGATCCTCTCTTGTCCCAGGCCTGGCAGCATTTACCTTAGCCCTGCTCATCATAGGCGGTATAGCACTTGTTGTAAAGAAAgcagttttgtttctcattgcTGTTGGTATTAGTTTAGCATGTGCCCATCAAATTGCCGGTTTGTCAGCTACAGATTTTGGTCAGTCTGCCACAGCTGCTAACTACCTTATTGTCTGTCTGGTGGGTGTTTACTTTGGTTTTGGACGTCTGCTGACCACCATTACTCATGGGAAAGTGGAGCCTCCAGGAACAGGCCTAAAGAGGAAAGCAGAGCTTAAAACAGAGCAGAACCAGGGAAGCAGTGATGCAGTGTCTGTAGGTTTGGTGATGAACTTGCTGTCCGCCTCTGTGCTAGCCTGTCCTCTGTTAGGCGTGGTCCCTCAGCTCTCTGTCGGTCACATCCCCTGGCTGTGGACAGCTGGAGTCTTCCAGCTTGGCATGTGTGTCCTCCTGTACCGAGCCATGGACACAGTAGCTGCCACTTTTTATGGCTTCACTGCTCTGCTAAAATTTGCAGAGGGCTACAGCGCACTGCTATCATTCTATGCAATTCAGCCTTTCTCCCCTGTTCCCTTCCCTGTCGTCTTCTCTGTGCTGTTCTGCATCCTGGCTCTCTTCAGCTGTCAGAAGAGCTTGCTGGAGGGGCTCTACCACTTATTCTTTGCAGTGTATTGTATTGCAATTGCAGCCCAGCCGCAAGGCTTCTTCCAAGGAGGCACACAGGGTGTACAAGGAGCTATATTTATATTCACTGCTGGCGTGCTTTTAATTACCACATTCAATATGGTCTCCAGGACAAAGATTCCCACAGGGCAGGGCTACTTCAAGGCTTTAGTAAGCAGGATGCAAGGTCTCACTCTCAGAGCTCATGATAAAGAGTTGCATGCACCTCACCTCGGTTACTCTAAGTATGCAGATGCAGAGGTGTTAGGCCACGCCTGCAGTGTGCTGGCTGCATTTGCCATCACAGCCACAGTTGGTGACAGGGATCCTCTGTCTGTGCTGGTTCTTCCCTGGGTTGTGGTGGCTGGAGGTGCACTCCAGCTGCTCTGCGGCTCAGTAGCTTTTGCTCGAGGTAAAACCTTTGAGAGCACAGTTTTTATTCTGTATGGAATGATGTGGGCGGTGTGGGGGTTGACACGATTTGGCGGCCTGTACAGGGAAACCAGAAGCTTTAACGTGGCTGTCGGGATGATCAGCTTCATGCTGTTTAACTGTTTAGTGACAGCTGCAGCACTGTTTCTAAATGTGGCCTGGTTTGCTTACGCCCTCACCTTCCAGCTCATCCTGATGAGCTTCCTGCTGGATGCAGTAGGTGCACTGCCGTATGGTTATGACATAGGAGTCACTATCATCTTTGGTCTCgtcagtttttattgtttccttGCACACATTTTCAACAGCACATTCCAGTCCCCCCAGATCCCTTTAGGAAAACCTTTAGTCAAGCTGAGTGGGGTTGGAGGCGGCGCAGATGTCTGTCCCCATTTATCAGCCCGCAAGGCCACGTCCGTCCAGCAGATTGCAG ACATCATGAAAAATGGTGGCATATGTGGAATGCCTACTGACACTGTCTATGTGCTGGTGGCAGCTTGCAACAGGCCTGACGCAGTTGTCAAAGCTTACAA GGTGAAGAAGCAGGCGCAGGACCGACCCATGTCCCTCTGGATCTCCTCTATCAAGCAGCTGGAGCCGGTGCGACACCTGCTGAGCCCTCTGCTCCTGGACTTCATGGAGGCTGCGTGGCCCTCCTCCATTAGCATGGTTATACCCAGAG GCCCATGGATGGACACCTTTGGTTTAGGAGATGCTGCCAAACATATTGGGACTCCACAAAGCATTGCAATCAGAAACCCAGACTGCTCTGTGGCCACACACCTCATTAATCAG GTGGGTCCCATCGCTGTAACCTCGGCCAACCCTACAGGAGAGGCAGACACAACTCACCACAACCAAGTTTATGCCAAACTGGGCAAAAAG GTAAATGGAGTGTTATGTGACGGACCCTCTCCAGAAAACATTGCATCTACTGTGGTTGACTGCACCAAGATTGAAACAGGGCATATTGGTTTTTTCAGAGTGGGTCTAATTCCTAAATCTAAG GTTCTTCAAATCTTCGAGGAAGTCCAAAAGCGGCACAAACATGGGCAGACAAATCCTGCTTTTGAATATGACTTGCACCTACCAGATGCACAAAGGGACAAAACTTCAAGAGAGGATGACACAGCAGAGTCAAGAAGAGGAAGTCAAAACTCAACACCATCCACAGTTTCACCTGAACAAAGTCCAGTCCTCAGAAATGGTTCATAG
- the irg1l gene encoding immunoresponsive gene 1, like codes for MISTLKKTMRPVWAVRGLHKSAMEVLKHPAPEDTVTASFGRFISEVKPQHLSSVVLHRSKRMVLDSIGVGLIGSTTDVFELALQHCQHMYAPDDISSVYGRRGTRLSPTLAAFVNGVATHSMDFDDTWHPATHPSGAVLPAVLALSDMMPANSKPSGLDFLLAFNVGIEIQGRLMRFSNEAHNIPKRFHPPSVVGTMGSAAACSRLLSLDHIQCSHALAIAASLSGAPMANAATQSKPLHIGNASRLGLEAALLASRGLEASPLVLDAVAGVAGFSAFYEDYVPQPLESPNDNGHMFLLEEQDMGFKRFPAHLGMHWVADAAASVHKLLVGFGPGTVSPAQVQDILLRVPKSKYINRPFPDSEHEARHSFQFNACSALLDGELTVQSFTPAALRRPDLLALLNCVRVEHPQDNPANFNRMYGEVQVTLIGGDILKGRCDTFYGHWRNPLTNESLRKKFRNNAGVVLPSENVERLIDVVEELDRLGDCRALLSQVQ; via the exons ATGATCTCTACATTAAAG AAAACCATGAGACCAGTGTGGGCTGTCAGAGGTCTGCATAAGTCTGCAATGGAAG TCTTAAAGCACCCGGCGCCTGAGGACACAGTCACAGCCAGCTTTGGAAGGTTCATTAGTGAAGTAAAGCCCCAGCACTTGTCCTCCGTGGTGCTCCACCGCAGCAAAAGAATGGTGCTGGACAGCATTGGAGTTGGTCTGATAGGCAGCACAACAGATGTGTTTGAGCTGGCCTTGCAGCACTGCCAG CACATGTATGCTCCTGATGACATCAGCTCTGTGTACGGACGCAGGGGCACCAGGCTATCCCCAACACTGGCAGCTTTTGTCAATGGAGTGGCT actCACTCCATGGATTTTGATGATACATGGCACCCTGCCACTCATCCCTCAGGAGCAGTCCTTCCCGCTGTGTTAGCACTCAGTGACATGATGCCTGCTAACAGCAAACCTAGTGGCCTGGACTTCCTGCTGGCCTTTAATGTTGGCATTGAGATCCAGGGCAGATTGATGAGGTTCTCTAATGAGGCCCACAACATCCCCAAAAG ATTTCACCCTCCCAGTGTGGTGGGGACCATGGGAAGCGCAGCTGCTTGCTCTCGCCTCTTGTCTTTGGATCACATCCAGTGTAGTCATGCCTTGGCTATAGCTGCTTCTCTATCTGGAGCCCCAATGGCTAATGCTGCCACTCAGTCGAAACCCCTCCACATCGGTAACGCCTCTCGTTTGGGGTTAGAAGCTGCTCTGCTGGCCTCCCGGGGCCTCGAGGCAAGCCCTTTAGTCCTGGATGCTGTCGCTGGTGTGGCTGGCTTCAGTGCTTTTTATGAAGACTATGTGCCACAGCCTTTAGAATCACCCAATGATAACGGCCATATGTTCCTGCTAGAGGAGCAGGACATGGGCTTCAAACGCTTCCCTGCCCATCTGGGGATGCACTGGGTGGCAGATGCTGCAGCCTCGGTCCATAAGCTTCTTGTAGGGTTTGGCCCTGGCACCGTCTCCCCAGCTCAAGTCCAAGACATCCTGCTCAGAGTCCCTAAATCAAAGTACATCAACAGGCCTTTCCCTGATTCTGAGCACGAGGCACGCCACTCCTTCCAGTTCAATGCTTGCAGCGCTCTCCTGGATGGTGAGTTGACTGTGCAGTCCTTCACTCCCGCTGCTCTGAGGCGCCCTGACCTGCTCGCTCTGCTAAACTGTGTTCGTGTAGAGCATCCCCAAGACAATCCAGCTAATTTTAACCGCATGTATGGGGAAGTCCAGGTGACACTCATTGGAGGAGACATCCTGAAGGGACGCTGTGACACCTTCTATGGTCACTGGCGTAACCCACTGACCAATGAGAGCCTGAGGAAGAAGTTCAGAAACAACGCAGGGGTGGTGCTTCCCTCAGAGAATGTTGAGAGGTTGATTGATGTAGTAGAGGAGCTGGACAGACTTGGAGACTGCAGGGCCCTTCTCTCACAGgtgcaataa